From Brassica oleracea var. oleracea cultivar TO1000 chromosome C3, BOL, whole genome shotgun sequence, a single genomic window includes:
- the LOC106334360 gene encoding protein LIGHT-DEPENDENT SHORT HYPOCOTYLS 10-like, whose amino-acid sequence MSSPRDRGKSSMESSGSEPPVTPSRYESQKRRDWNTFGQYLRNQRPPLPMSHCNCNHVLDFLRYLDQFGKTKVHVPGCMFYGQPEPPAPCTCPLRQAWGSLDALIGRLRAAYEENGGSPETNPFASGAIRVYLREVRECQAKARGIPFKKKKKKPTTTEMGGGREDSSSSSASPFGFS is encoded by the coding sequence ATGTCATCTCCTAGAGATAGAGGAAAGAGCTCGATGGAATCATCAGGATCAGAGCCACCGGTGACACCAAGCCGTTACGAGTCACAGAAGAGACGCGACTGGAACACTTTCGGACAGTACTTGAGGAACCAAAGACCGCCACTGCCGATGTCTCACTGCAACTGCAACCACGTGCTTGATTTCCTCAGGTACTTAGACCAGTTCGGTAAGACAAAAGTGCACGTGCCTGGCTGTATGTTCTACGGTCAGCCTGAGCCACCAGCTCCTTGCACATGTCCTCTCAGACAAGCTTGGGGAAGTCTCGACGCTTTGATCGGACGGCTGAGAGCGGCCTACGAGGAGAACGGTGGATCTCCGGAAACAAACCCTTTCGCTAGTGGAGCAATAAGGGTTTATCTCAGGGAGGTTAGGGAGTGTCAGGCCAAAGCTAGAGGGATTCCTTTCAAAAAGAAGAAGAAGAAGCCAACGACCACGGAGATGGGTGGTGGAAGAGAGGACTCTTCTTCTTCATCCGCCTCTCCCTTCGGCTTCTCTTAA